In Campylobacteraceae bacterium, one DNA window encodes the following:
- a CDS encoding efflux RND transporter permease subunit: MFEKTIRFFINNSRMNYTLFFLVFALGIYSYIKTPKEIFPNFELDVITVSGSYSGASVDILNKLAVNDLEKDIKNIEGIKNITSIISPSRFTLVVELKPGSNKYNTANKMKDVVSNLKSSLPDDMDEPRVSVIEIKRDLIELSITSSTLNVLEIKEVAKYAKDKILSLKHIAEVSMYGDSDKYYELLINEKKLLALDINKDVLYQAISRLSYIFPLGKIEGEKHYFLSTYNGAKNKKELENSLLKLGDKFIYLKDIAQVNKRYEDTSTLFSINGNNALNLKIKMSNTGNSIVLAKEIKEAVKLLQKENSDITYILRDDNSTRIVDRLNIVISNIILGIILITILVVFLINTRMAIIIAIGIPTSFVMGAIYFYFFGYTINMISLIGVMIAIGIVVDDAIVVSENIQQHIEEGMEPKEAAVIGAKEMAKPVTIASLTTLFSFIPMLLLSGTMGELLKLIPIAFSALIFASLIESFIFLPIHAAHTLKKGAKVLSWKPANRIYSKLIHFFMSWKKPFLALFIIFIPLLIYTLVSNSKFHMFPRFDSSKINITIKADVNTTLEQSYKIVQNIEKDLLKEKKNFFIKEVSSVAGYRRDNGGNSERYPYVMFVTIELEKLKAMNFVDKYITPYLSFYYNKENRIRDEKSFVIAKKVKSWLKKQNYEKQYNLSDISVKERKVGPVKADLKIAFNSSNYYKSVEHIDKITKYIKTLEGIKNVASSANFGIEEIKLKVNAYGESLGLNEYTLGTKISNIYLSKKKTVLFDEEGMLDLKIQSLNKDEKDGLQNLIIEIEDSKYVRLSEVTTFVKIKSFESLLKEDGVVNFFLYANVNSEIITASELIEKIQPLLEEARKDGIKLTFKGEEEKKEELKNDMLLASALALVLIFLSMLYLFNSFKNTLILMSVIPFSILGVLIGHNVLSLNLSLPSIIGGLGLAGVVINDGIIMMTFLTKAKNIEEVFYYSAKRFRPIVLTTITTIVGLCTLMFFPTGQAAIFQPMAIALGFGLAWGTVLNLVYLPVMYTFVNKLK, encoded by the coding sequence ATGTTCGAAAAAACAATTCGCTTTTTTATTAACAATTCACGAATGAACTACACCTTGTTTTTTTTAGTATTTGCCCTTGGTATTTACTCTTATATAAAAACACCCAAAGAAATTTTTCCTAATTTTGAATTAGATGTTATTACTGTAAGTGGTTCATATAGCGGTGCATCTGTTGATATTTTAAATAAACTTGCTGTTAATGATCTTGAAAAAGACATTAAAAATATTGAAGGCATAAAAAATATCACCTCGATAATTTCACCCTCACGCTTTACTTTAGTTGTTGAACTAAAACCTGGTTCAAACAAATACAATACTGCTAACAAAATGAAAGATGTGGTTAGCAATTTAAAAAGCTCTTTACCTGATGATATGGATGAACCAAGAGTAAGTGTAATAGAAATAAAAAGAGATTTAATAGAATTAAGTATTACGTCTTCAACATTAAATGTATTAGAAATTAAAGAAGTAGCAAAATATGCAAAAGATAAAATTCTTTCTCTTAAACATATTGCAGAAGTTTCTATGTATGGAGACTCAGATAAATATTATGAACTTTTAATCAATGAAAAAAAACTCTTAGCTCTTGATATTAATAAAGATGTTTTATACCAAGCAATATCAAGGCTTTCTTATATTTTTCCCTTGGGTAAAATTGAAGGAGAAAAACACTATTTTTTATCTACTTATAATGGGGCCAAAAATAAAAAAGAACTCGAAAACTCTCTTTTAAAATTGGGAGATAAATTTATTTATTTAAAAGACATAGCACAGGTAAACAAACGTTATGAAGATACATCTACTTTATTTTCAATTAACGGTAACAATGCCTTAAATCTAAAAATAAAAATGAGTAATACAGGAAACTCAATTGTACTTGCCAAAGAAATTAAAGAAGCAGTAAAACTACTGCAAAAAGAAAATTCGGATATTACGTATATTTTAAGAGACGACAATTCAACAAGAATCGTTGATCGCTTAAATATTGTTATCTCTAATATTATTCTAGGAATTATACTTATCACTATTTTAGTTGTTTTTTTAATAAATACCAGAATGGCAATAATTATAGCCATTGGTATTCCTACTTCTTTTGTAATGGGCGCTATATATTTTTATTTTTTTGGTTATACCATTAATATGATTTCTTTAATTGGGGTTATGATAGCTATTGGAATAGTTGTTGATGATGCTATTGTTGTAAGTGAAAATATACAACAACACATAGAAGAAGGAATGGAACCAAAAGAAGCTGCTGTTATTGGAGCAAAAGAGATGGCAAAACCAGTTACTATTGCATCGCTAACAACTTTATTTTCTTTTATTCCTATGCTTTTATTAAGTGGAACAATGGGAGAGCTTTTAAAATTAATACCTATTGCTTTTTCTGCATTGATTTTTGCTTCTTTGATTGAATCTTTTATCTTTTTACCTATTCATGCAGCCCATACTTTGAAAAAAGGTGCAAAAGTTCTTTCATGGAAACCTGCTAATAGAATATATTCTAAATTAATTCATTTTTTCATGAGCTGGAAAAAACCTTTTTTAGCTCTTTTTATTATTTTTATTCCTTTATTAATATATACCTTAGTTTCCAATTCTAAGTTTCATATGTTTCCTAGGTTTGATAGCAGTAAAATCAATATTACGATTAAAGCAGACGTGAATACCACTCTGGAGCAGTCCTATAAAATCGTACAAAATATAGAAAAAGATTTGTTAAAAGAAAAAAAGAACTTTTTTATTAAAGAAGTTTCTTCCGTTGCTGGTTACAGACGTGATAATGGCGGGAATTCTGAGAGATATCCTTATGTTATGTTTGTCACCATTGAATTAGAAAAACTAAAAGCAATGAATTTTGTGGATAAATATATCACACCTTATTTAAGTTTTTATTACAATAAAGAAAACAGAATAAGAGATGAAAAATCTTTTGTCATTGCAAAAAAAGTAAAATCTTGGTTAAAAAAACAAAACTATGAAAAACAATACAACTTAAGCGATATCTCTGTAAAAGAGCGTAAAGTAGGTCCTGTTAAAGCGGACTTGAAAATTGCTTTTAATTCAAGTAATTATTACAAAAGTGTTGAACATATTGATAAAATAACAAAATATATAAAAACACTTGAGGGCATAAAAAATGTTGCATCTTCTGCTAATTTTGGAATAGAAGAGATTAAATTAAAAGTAAATGCTTACGGTGAAAGTCTTGGGCTTAATGAATATACCTTAGGTACAAAAATATCTAATATTTATTTATCTAAGAAAAAAACAGTTTTATTTGATGAAGAAGGAATGCTTGATTTAAAAATTCAGTCATTAAATAAAGATGAAAAAGACGGTTTACAAAATCTTATTATTGAAATAGAAGACTCAAAATATGTAAGACTTAGTGAAGTAACAACTTTTGTAAAAATAAAATCCTTTGAAAGTTTATTAAAAGAAGATGGAGTGGTTAATTTCTTTTTATATGCCAATGTAAACAGTGAAATAATAACAGCCAGTGAACTGATAGAAAAAATACAACCTTTGTTAGAAGAAGCAAGAAAAGATGGGATTAAACTTACTTTTAAAGGGGAAGAAGAAAAAAAAGAAGAACTAAAGAATGATATGCTTCTGGCAAGCGCACTTGCTTTGGTTCTGATTTTTTTATCTATGCTGTATTTATTTAATTCTTTTAAAAATACCTTAATACTTATGTCTGTTATTCCTTTTTCAATTCTAGGGGTACTCATAGGACATAATGTACTTTCTTTAAATCTTAGTTTGCCTTCTATTATTGGAGGTTTAGGGCTAGCTGGTGTTGTTATTAATGATGGAATTATAATGATGACTTTTTTAACTAAAGCCAAAAATATAGAAGAAGTTTTTTATTATTCTGCCAAACGTTTTAGACCAATTGTATTAACAACAATTACAACAATAGTAGGACTTTGTACTTTAATGTTTTTCCCCACAGGACAGGCAGCTATTTTTCAACCCATGGCTATTGCTTTAGGCTTTGGACTAGCTTGGGGGACTGTGCTTAACTTGGTGTATTTACCTGTTATGTATACTTTTGTAAATAAACTCAAGTAG